The window TCCTTCTCTGCCAGACAGACCGGATGATAGAAGGGCACTACCCTGTGGAAAGCAACAATGTTGTTTTGAAACTAGCAGAGCTCGCGTTCCGTCAACTGGAGAAAGGAAAACTAATCTTCTACGAGGCTGACTTGAAAGAGTGCGGCATTGATGTCAAAGAGGCAACCATCTATTCAGGAGTTTGCACAGAAGTCTTCATGATGGAGGGCAGGAGGACAAGAGAAGTTTTTAGCTTTGTACATTTAACCATCCAGGAGTTTCTTGCAGCTGTGTATGTACATCACTCCTACatgcaaagaaaggaaaatgttCTTCTGGGATACCTGAAAAGGATGACTACAAGATGGCTCCCCAAGTCTGTGTTCAGTTTTCACAAGATTGCCATAGAAAAAGCCTTGGGCAGTCCAGACGGCCGCTGGGACCTCTTCCTTCGCTTCCTCCTGGGACTGTCACTGAAGTCGAACCAGGAGCTGCTGAGTAGAATACTCCATTTGGAGGCcgaaggagaggaggatgtgatGCAAACCATCCAGTTTATCAAGGAGAAAATCGAAGAGGAACCAGAAGCGAAACTCAGTCTCTTTCATTGCCTTAGTGAGCTCAAAGAGGAGTCTTTGGTGCAGGAAGTCCAGAGTTTTGTGAGTTCTGGGAGGCTTGCAGCCAAAAACCTGTCTCCAGTTCAGTGGTCCGCTCTCACATTTGAACTCATGACGTCAGAGGCAACAGAGGAGGAGTTTGACTTGAAGAAGTACATACGATCAGAGGAAGGATtaaagaagctgctgactgtcaTAACTTCCTCCACACGTGCTCTGTGAGTTTAACCACAtgatcatttttttcctgttcaaCATGTTCTAGTTGCTCTCTAagctacaaacacatttaatttctgCCTGATACTGCAGCTAGTCCTGGACCTTGGACCTTAACAGAaacgtgttgttttgttgtatcTTTTAAAAATTTCCAGGCTAAATCGCTGCAACCTCACTCAGAACTGCTGTGAGGTTTTGGCCTCTGCACTGAGCTCAACCTCTTCTCACCTGAtagagctggacctgagtgacAACAACCTAAGGGATTCAGGGGTGAAGCTGCTTTCTGCTGGACTCGGGAGTCCACATTGTAAACTTAAGAGTCTAAGGTAACATTATCTATGTAACAGCAGTCTTTTAGAACCCTAACATGCACAATACAACCCTGCCAACCACAATAACCACTTCTTGTGTTTGAAAGACTTGGTTTAGATCTAGTGCTGTTTGCTGGCATTATTGCAAATGAATTACATCCAGTCAACTTGCTTTGTTTTAGATTATGTAGGTGTAAACTTGAAGGAGATTGCTGCGAAGGACTGGCTGTTGCTCTCAGCACAGAGTCTACCCAGCTCAAAGAACTTGACCTGAGCGCTAATAACTTCCAGGAAGCAGGAGTGAAAGCTCTGTGTGTGGGAATGCGCAGCCACAACTGCAAACTACAAACAGTGAGGTTAGACCTTCTTGCTGACTTAAATTACTTGCTCGGGCTTGAATTGCATGTTTGCAATTAAagatctgttgtttttgtgaatacTCTTTTACAGGTTGATTCAATGCAAGCTGAAAGAGAATCGCTGTGCAGATTTGGCTACAGTTTTGAGTTCAGGAACATCTCAGCTGAAAATTCTTGACCTGAGCAACAACAGCCTGAAGGATTCCGGTGTAGCCGAACTTAGTGCTGGACTGAGGAGGCCGCACTGTAAACTGGAAAAGCTAGGGTCAGTACAATCCTATGAAAGATGATCCTACTAAGAACATTGTCTTATTCCTTCATGGGCACAATATGTATGATCTCTTGTGCACTAAAGGAACTATGGGTTTAGTTCACAACCTTTTAATTTGATGCTTGATCCCTGATTTTTATCAAATATTCATGTCTAGAGGGCAGAACAAGCCAAATgatacagaaatacacacattaatGCTAATTTTCTGTTCTAAATGGCTAACATATACACTTTGATGAACAAAAGATGATATTGTGTAGTGTTGTTTAGAGCTTGTTATCCTCCCCTTCATTCATGTAGATTTAATGGATACATTTTTACCTTATTTTCCTGTGTTCCTGTGCCCAAGTGACTACTGGGGACATTTGATTAGATTGTTCTGAAATTGGTCCAGTGTAGAGCGGCAGCCAGCATCTGCAAAACTGGCTGCAAAATTGGCCATATTATGTTGCAGCCAGTTTGGGTACTGCCAGCTGCAGCACTCTCACTCAATACCGGATGAGTTTTAAAATCATTAgacacaaaaatattaaaaattgcATCCAGGTTGAGAAACACCAAGGCACACTTTTTAATGATCGGATGTATCTAAAGTGcaatatttaacaaaataatgacaacacCACTAATGTGCAGCCATATGTGGAGTTTTTTAGTGTAAACTGATGTTTTTATCATCTCCATGTCACATGTATTGTGCTGAAccttcatttgattttttttttccatctgtcagGCTCAGCTGGTGTGGCCTTACACAGAAATGCTGCGATCACATTGGttcagctctcagctctgaCTCTTCCCACCTCCTTGAGTTGGACCTGCGTGGAAACAACCTGCAGGGTCCAGACATGCACCTGCTGTGTGCTGGGCTGAGAAGCCCACATTGTAAACTGAAGACGTTAAGGTCAGGTCACGTGGGTTCAGTGgacacaacaaaaaatgttgacatatgaatgaatgacacaGTTCTACATGtacttttaattcattttcaattaGCCATGACATCACTAAAATAAACATCAGATCGGTTCCATCCTGCAAGGTTCaggtcattttaaacatttccttTTCATACAGCataactgacaaaacaaaacatgtcctCACCTGCAGGTTAAACGAGTGCAATCTCCAAGAATGCTGTGCTGATGTCGCTTCAGTCCTCAGCAGGGACAAGTCTCACCTCAAGCACCTTGATCTGAGTGGGAACGACCTGCAGGACTCCGAAGTGAAGCTTCTCTCTGCTGGACTGTCAAGTACGGACTGTACACTGGAGACATTAGGGTAAGATGCTTTTACATATAAAGTAACATAGTCTTTACTTGCAATCAAGTAATAATCatataaaactaaaaagatACTCTGCACAATAAAAAGGCTAATATTGTGTTTATGCATGAATACCCTGCATCTACACAGGCTGTCATTCTGCGGCGTCACAGAGGAAGGCTGCACTTATTTGGCCTCAGCACTAAGCTCCAATCCTTCCCACCTGAGGCAGCTGGACCTCAGCTACAACTACCTGCAGGACTCTGGAGTGAAGCTGATCTCTCTTCACTGTAAAGACCCGCTCAGTAAACTGGAAAAATTAAGGTAAAACAGTCTATTACAGCTAATGATCTGAGCTGACCTGACCTGTACCATTTGTTCTCAAGTATCAACAATAACAACTGGCAAGAAAAGAAGTCctggaaataaagaaagtgaaaaaagatACTTAATTATTATATCATACGTTGGTAAGAtgtcctggagctgccaccttaccgcggtggaggggtttgcgtgttccaatgatcctaggagctatgttgtcgggggctttatgcccctggtagggtcacccaaggcaaacaggtcctaggtgagggtccagacaaagcgcagctcaaCATCTCtcctgatgaaatgacaacGGATGGAACcaagtttcccttgcccggacgcGGGTCACCGGGGCCtccccctggagccaggcctgggggtggggctcgttggcgagcgcctggtggtcgggtccttacccatggggcccggccgggcacagcccgaaaaggcgacatgggccccccttcccataggcccaccacccatgggaggggtctcaggggggagaaggtgcgaagagagatgggcggcagtcggaggcggggaccctggcggtccgacccccggttgcagaagctggctctggggacgtggaatgtcacctctctggcggggaaggagcctgagctggtgcacgaggttgagaggtaccggctagatatagtcgggctcgcctcgacgcacagcgtgggttccggaaccagtttccttgagaggggctggacgctctaccactctggagttgcccccggcgagaggcgcagagcgggggtgggactgcttgtttccccccggctcggcgcctgtacgttggggttcaccccggtggacgagagggtagcctcccttcgccttcgggtggggggacgggtcctgactgtcgtctgtgcttatgcaccgaatggcagttcagagtacccaccctttttggagtctttggagggggtgctggagagcgctccctctggggactccctcgtcctcctgggggacttcaatgctcacgtgggcggcgacagtgagacctggaggggcgtgattgggaggaacggcccccctgatctgaacccgagtggtgttctgttattggacttctgtgcacgtcatggattgtccataacgaacaccatgttcaagcataagggtgtccacatgtgcacttggcaccaggatgccctcggccgtagttcgatgatcgactttgtggtcgtgtcgtcggacttgcggccacatgttttggacactcgggtgaagagaggggcggagctgtcaactgatcaccacctggtggtgagttggctccgatggtgggggaggatggcagtcagacctggcaggcccaaacgttctgtgcgggtttgttgggaacgtctggctgaatctcctgtcagaaagagtttcaactcccacctccgggagagcttcgctcatgtcccgggggaggcgggggacattgagtccgagtggaccttgttccgttcctccattgtcgaggcggccgaccggagctgtggccgtaaggtggtcggtgcctgtcgtggcggtggcccccgaacccgctggtggacaccggcggtgagggatgccgtcaagctgaagaaggaggcctacagaacctttttggcctgtgggagtcctgaagcagctgacgggtatcgacatgccaagcggaatgcggcctcggcggttgcggaggcaaaaactcgggcgtgggaggagttcggtgaggccatggagagcgactttcgaacggcttcgaggaggttctggaccaccatccggcggctcaggcgggggaagcagtgcactatcaacactgtgttcagtggggacggtgtgctgctgacctcgactggggacgtcttgggtcggtggagggaatacttcgaagacctcctcaatcccaccagcacgtcttccgttgaggaggcagagtctggggaccccgtggtggtctcgcccatctctggggctgaggtcgctgaggtagtcaaaaaactcctcggtggcaaggccccgggggtggatgaggtccgcccggagttcctcaaggctctggatgttgtggggctgtcttggttgacacgtctctgcaacatcgcgtggacatcgggggcagtgcctctggactggcagaccggggtggtggttcccctcttcaaaaagggggaccggaggatgtgctccaactatagggggatcacactcctcagcctccccgggaaggtcttttcgggggtcctggagaggagggtccgcaagattgtcgaacctcggatccaggaggagcagtgtggttttcgtcctggccgtggaactgtggaccagctctatacccttagcgcggccctggagggtgcatgggagttcgcccaaccagtctacatgtgttttgtggacctggagaaggcgttcgaccgtgtccctcgggaggtcctgtggggggtgctccgggagtatggggttccggacccattgatacgggctatccggtccctttactctcggtgccagagcttggtccgcattgccggcagtaagtcggacctgtttcccgtgggagttggactccgccagggctgccctttgtcaccggttctgttcataacttttatggacaggatttctaggcgcagccagggcgtcgaggggctgcgattcggtggccttaggattgggtcgctgctttttgcggacgatctagtcttgttggcttcatcggatcgtgaccttcagctctctctggagcggtttgcagccgagtgtgaagcggctgggatgagaatcagcacctccaaatccgaggccatggttctcagccggaaaagggtggagtgcagtctccaggtcggggatgagatcctgcctcaagtggaggagttcaagtatctcggggtcttgttcacgagtgagggaaggatggaacgggagatcgaccggcggatcggtgcggcttctgcagtgatgcggactctgcaccggtccgtcgtggtgaagaaggagctgagccgaaaggcgaagctctcgatttaccagtcgatctacgttcctaccctcacctatggtcacgagctttgggtagtgaccgaaagaataagatcgcgaatacaagcggccgaaatgagcttccttcgcagggtggctggggtctcccttagagatagggtgagaagctcggccatccgcgaggagctcagagtagaaccgctgctcctccgcatcgagaggaaccagttgaggtggctcgggcatctcgtgaggatgcctcctggacgtctccctggtgagatgttccgggcacgtccctccgggaggcggccccggggaagacccaggacacgctggagggactacgtctctcggctggcctgggaacgccttggggtccccctgggagagttggcagaagtggctggggagagggaagtctgggtctccctgctgaagctgctgcccccgcgacccgaacatggataagcggaagaaaacgaacgaacgaacgaacgaacgaacgaacgtTGGTAAGATGGGTATTTCCTAACACGCAAAATGTCTTGTGgtttaaagtttcatttgatGATCAAGTTCCTTTTATAGTGGTGATTATTGCAGCACAGTTAGAAGCGAAAGTTTTTTTCAGACCCGAAGCACATGTGCTACACACATGATAAGGTCACAAGGACATGTTCACATGTCGAATATATATTACATGAATGTGTTTACAAAAAAGATAAAGTATTATAATAGATCATAATGTGTCAACTAACGATTTACATTGTATATGCACTCTCCTGTTTACAGTGTGGACCATAATGCAGAGTGCTATTTGAAATCAACACTGAAAAACTGTAAGTGCCTGTTATTAAGTGCCTTGAATTTAACCAAACAGCAACAACCTGTAATGTGGCAATACACAAGAGGGTTGAATTAACTAAGACAAGCTCTTTGCTTGAAGAGTTTACGCTTGGTTTTGAATTATTTCTGCCATGTGTCACAtgagtttagttttagttttgagtgtgtgtgtcatatcaCATGCATGGTGACATCTTGCGGccttttcacttgtttttgtcttgacaTGTTGTAGCATCATTTGTCCAACAGATGGCAGGATAGAGATCTAGATCtggtgtgtttctttctgtctgtgtttatatagACTCAAGTCAGTCTTTTACCTCATCAAGGCTGGATTACAAACTGGGCAAAGCACATTAATGCCAAAATGATCAAGattttaattatgtgttttaatgttaagGGCCTGCTCGTAGAGGGGTCCTGCCCTAAACATAGTTTTATAGTTCATAATGTGCTACATGGTGGATTTCACTTAAGAGACAAGCGCTTattacacacacagtgcacacaaagGTGTCACCAGGGGCACGCAGTATATTTTTGTTCTGGGGCTTCATATTGGGTTAATATGACCTTGGACTCCCTCATtgttatgaaatatgaatgattaaaaaagaaCACTGAAAAAACCCAATCTGTGTTTTGTACAGATGCATGTGCACTGAcgctggacacaaacacagccgcCAAGTCCCTCTTTCTGTACGACAGTGGGAAGCAGGTGACATGGGTCAGGGAGAGACAGCAGTACCCAGATCACCCTGACAGGTTCGAGAGCGTCTCACAGGTGCTGTGTCACCAAGGCCTCACCCACCGGCactactgggaggtggagtggcGAGGACGTTGGGTGGATGTAGCCGTGGCTGTGAGGGGGATCCGTCGGAGGGCGAGCTCTCACCTCTGCGGGTTTGGCTACACAGAGCATTCCTGGAGTCTGTTCTGCTCCGAGGATCACTACAGTGCTCAGCATGACCATGAGAAAGTGGAAATACCAGCACCTCCGTCCTGCTCCCACAAGGTCGGAGTGTACCTGGACTGGCCAGGTGGCACcctgtccttctacagcgtctaCTCTGGGAACCTCAGCCACCTTTACACGTTCTACAGTACCTTCACTGAGCCCCTCTACCCTGGATTTGGAATGGAGGAGGATGACTGCTCTGTAATTATTTGCACAGAGGATGTGCAAGAACTCATTTCTCGTTCAGCTAGTATAGAAAGACTTGCGAGATTTTGAGTGTGGGTCAAGGGTGGCAGCAATGATTGAAGGCTGtctaatttaaaatcaaacctGGAAGAGACaagaaatatatgaaaacatgaaccatgtaaaaaaaaaaaagaagaagatgcgAGCTGTAacctgtcatttaaaatattaaaatgctgcCAATGAACAATGGCAAAcatctacagccatgctagcagctctgttaGAGGTATAATATTTCCAGGTGCACtgtcttagtttagcatgtcagcatgttGAAATTTGCTGGTAGCTACTTTATGTAAATGTACACATTTTGTAGCTGAGAAGCTGCAATATAGTGACTGAAGGCTGGTGGATCTGTTACACTCGCCACTGTGTGTCGGTCAGAACACAATTGAACAATCCAGGATCTGATATACTTATTTTACTGTTGGCTTGTGATGTAGTTCtagtgatgaggacagatgtggatGACCATTCTATTGATTGTGGTtctacagaaacaaagagataaCAAGTACAGTGCTATCAGACAAACCGTGTAACTATAAAATATACACCCTTTCACACCTAAATTACCACAATCATCCTGTAAGGCTTAACAGGACCAGAAACTACTTATATTAACTCAAATGTCAATAATAACCTGCAGCCAGCGATGCAGCCCTTAATCGGACAATTAACAGTGAATACCACAAACACAGAGTTAACGCCATAATTTCACACTTATAATCTTGAATGATATACAACTGCATAACCCCATATTACCATGGAATATATGATGTAATAATAACACAGATAATGACCAAACTAAAACTAACATCAATTACTGTAAATAGGATAGTAGCTGGCATACAGACAGAATGGTAATCTAAGAACATGAATTAGGGAGAAAATAGCTGCCTCCACACAAAACCCGAAGAACAACAAAAGAGGAAAGTACTTACAAGTATTCAAGAACGCACAACATTAACTGGGACAACCCCGCAGCTCTGTCAGCTGTGCAATACCATGCACATACACAGGCAACTGTACTCTTCACTGTCTAACTAACTGGGAAGCATTAGTACAGCCAGCCAGTAGGTGGCGCCTAATCCCTGAACTAAACACACAGTTCTACAGTTATTCTGCAGTAGAAGTCCAGCTTTTCTAACACATGTTTAACAAAAGCTCTCACATTCAGacctgtaatgttttttttttaaacatttttttattaaaaaggttCCAACTGTAATCTTTCATGTTATATGTTCACAAGCTTAGTTTAGTGTCATTAGAATGCTAACACGATAATTAGGACTAAGGCTGATGTGGAATCTGGATCACATCACAgagcaatccatccaataattcATCTGTCAGTCATGAAGTTTGTGAACTGACTATGTGAACATTTAGGGGATCATGACAACCACCAAGTACTGTGGCAATCCATCCGTTTTTGCAAAAACAACCACCCAATGACCTAAGAGTGAGAGTCAGCAGAGTCAGGATGAGTCATGCTTTGGAAATTATGGTCTGTACAAACACTAGAGCTGATAGTTATATTAGTATGGTTTCAAACTATTGTTGCACAAGAATTTGACTTCAAGATAGGAACTGGCACTGCATCAGGCCTCAGCAACACAGCAAATACTTCCTGTTTGAGCCAGCCTTGGAATGTTTTCTTTGGGAAAGGTGCACCGATGGAAAATATCTGCTAGAAACGAACACTGTTTCAGCAGAGCAGTTAGAATGTGGGAGAGTCAGATAAGCAGGTCTCTGACTAGTAGTGACGGTAAATTTACTGTGAGCATTTACTGTCAGCAGTTTCTGACCTCAGTGAAGTTAGTTTTAAGTTGGATATTCGACAGACATTCAACATTTCCAGTGCTCCCGTATTGCGgactttacagtaaacacacggAGATAGAAGACAGCTACAGTGTGTACCGACTTCCTGTTGTCTAATGTGGGATATTTAAAGCAGAGATATTGTGTTTAAAGCTATTGAGAAGCTATTTTtctaaaatgctaatatttacatataaaaattaataaaaaataatgaacagattccaaatgtaaaaacaagagGTGTATCTCATGCAGCTAGAGTAGTAACATGATCTAACACTGATTTTGAGTCAATTGATCATATGACCTGGAAGCTGTAGAGCTAAAATTCTAATAatcatatataaaaatgaatacaaactcCAGGCCAGGACCAGTAAGGATTTCTTATATATGAATATTCTCAGAGAGATGCCAAAATAAATTGTGAAACTCTTAAGATAAGTTCACATTCAAcacaataaagaataaagtctTTTTAATAAAGAATGTTTGAAATAATCCATTATATTCATATAGTAAATTAAAGACAAGCAGTTTCCTATTTGTCGCGACCATTTCTTTATGACAATtgatcacatgacctggaagctattgagctaaaatgctaatattcacatataaaaattaattaaaaaaaatatttagagatttcagttttttcacttcctccccagcagactgcagcataaaataaaacacttgccACCGCAGACTGATAAAACATCATACTACAGATGTTTAGAGATCTGAGCTACTTCAAGAACAAGTGGCAGCTCTGCCACTTTTTGT is drawn from Larimichthys crocea isolate SSNF unplaced genomic scaffold, L_crocea_2.0 scaffold268, whole genome shotgun sequence and contains these coding sequences:
- the LOC104922655 gene encoding NACHT, LRR and PYD domains-containing protein 12, with product MACVPELLLATLEELVDKQLRTFQWYLYTNDLEGFTHIPRSRVDGVDRPGTVDLLVQTYGYDSAVAVTVDILLRMKLKLWAETLKKKYNEAPSNQVGKEIDHHAIQEKLKSTLREKCQNIYQGNADEGDTIYLNKIYTELHVIEGAWGVFSEEHEVRQQRLNHVMTEETSIKASDIFKPKPDQEKRIRTVLTQGIPGVGKTVCAQKFTLSWAERKENQDITFLFLLPFRELNPNIGEKDYSLMQLLHQFFPEMKPLETLGIGCKVLFIFDGLDETLLPLNFKQNKVLRDETEPASLDVLITNLITGDLLGNGLIWITTRPAAASLIPRKHVHQWTEVKGFASEQREEYFKRHLRDDNLAIRIIKHVKSSRSLYIMCQIPVFCWITVTVMKKMLCNNATGGMPNTLTELYAYLLLCQTDRMIEGHYPVESNNVVLKLAELAFRQLEKGKLIFYEADLKECGIDVKEATIYSGVCTEVFMMEGRRTREVFSFVHLTIQEFLAAVYVHHSYMQRKENVLLGYLKRMTTRWLPKSVFSFHKIAIEKALGSPDGRWDLFLRFLLGLSLKSNQELLSRILHLEAEGEEDVMQTIQFIKEKIEEEPEAKLSLFHCLSELKEESLVQEVQSFVSSGRLAAKNLSPVQWSALTFELMTSEATEEEFDLKKYIRSEEGLKKLLTVITSSTRALLNRCNLTQNCCEVLASALSSTSSHLIELDLSDNNLRDSGVKLLSAGLGSPHCKLKSLRLCRCKLEGDCCEGLAVALSTESTQLKELDLSANNFQEAGVKALCVGMRSHNCKLQTVRLIQCKLKENRCADLATVLSSGTSQLKILDLSNNSLKDSGVAELSAGLRRPHCKLEKLGLSWCGLTQKCCDHIGSALSSDSSHLLELDLRGNNLQGPDMHLLCAGLRSPHCKLKTLRLNECNLQECCADVASVLSRDKSHLKHLDLSGNDLQDSEVKLLSAGLSSTDCTLETLGLSFCGVTEEGCTYLASALSSNPSHLRQLDLSYNYLQDSGVKLISLHCKDPLSKLEKLSVDHNAECYLKSTLKNYACALTLDTNTAAKSLFLYDSGKQVTWVRERQQYPDHPDRFESVSQVLCHQGLTHRHYWEVEWRGRWVDVAVAVRGIRRRASSHLCGFGYTEHSWSLFCSEDHYSAQHDHEKVEIPAPPSCSHKVGVYLDWPGGTLSFYSVYSGNLSHLYTFYSTFTEPLYPGFGMEEDDCSVIICTEDVQELISRSASIERLARF